AAAGTAAGCGGTACCGTTATTTCACTTAAACTCCTTCACGGTTAATGAGTGATGTAAATTGGGAGGTGGGGACAGTTACAAATGCTATGGTTGTTGCAACAACACGATTGGCTGGCTTTGATCTCCGTTCGGTTTTTGCATCGTGCGCTTTGCAGTGACGCCCTTTGTTTGTGTCGTCAGATGTAACGTCTGTGGAAAGGAGTTCTTCGAGAAGGCTCTGTTCAGGAGGCACGTGAAGAAAGCCACGCACGGGAAGAAGGGCCGAGTGAAGCAGAATTTGGAGAGAGAGTGCGAGCACTGTGGCAGGAAGTTCACGCAGCTCCGGGAGTACCGACGCCACATCAACAACCACCAGGGTAAGTCCGTCATGCAGCTTTTCTCATGTAGAAGATGCTTTTTATCGCTAAAGTACGAACGTATAACAACGTAACCTAAAATGAGACCTCCCGTCACTCTTGTTGACTCTGCTGTCCTGTGAGGGCGGCGAATTAGTTTTCTGTGCTATAAATGCGATCATTAACAccccttcatctttttttttttctcttgaagGAGTGAAGCCTTTCGAATGTCTGACTTGCGGTGTCGCCTGGGCTGATGCACGCTCTCTCAAGCGCCATGTCCGCACTCACACAGGAGAGCGTCCATACGTGTGCCCCATGTGCCAGGAGGCCCACATCGACGCACGCACTCTACGCAAGCACATGGCCAAGTACCACGTGGACAGCCTGCCTGGGAAGATCATGCTGGAGAAGGACACCCTCCAGTTTCACAACCAGGGCACACAGGTGGAGCACGCAGTCAGCATCCTGGCGTCCGACCTGCCCCCCGAGCTACGGCCTGCGCAGCAGCCGTCCTCGGAGGAGATCGAGACGGTGCTGATCACGGAGGAGACGGTGGAGGCCATGGAGGCCGTCCAGGCTGTGCAGGCGGTGAGCGACGGCTCGGTGGCGACGCTCTCGGATCAGGGCATCATGCAGGTCGTGAACTACGTCTTGGCCCAGCAGGCGCTGACGGGGGGGAAGCTCGAGGAAAACCCTGAGGTGATTCagacgatggaggtggaggtggcTCACGTCGCCGAGGTAGAATAGCTGTGGGCCGGAGGACGGGGACTCCCCACATAGACTGATCACGTTGCTTCAGTctatataaaatgtaaaaaacaacattCAGATCCTATTTTTCTGAACTTGTAAATAGTGTAATGATCTCAGACTCGAGGTTTTCACTGTGTGCATTGTCTGTAAATAGCTAAACAAACAGTAAGTGTCGTCGCTCAGGAGGAATGCAGGCAGAATTAAAGCTTTGGCTCAAACGTTTTCCTCtggtctgtttttgttgttgtttgttttgtttttttagctaaTACCAAGATGATGATGACAGCTCAAGCCTTTGTCCTTGTGTTCTGTATAGTTTGTGGTTCTGTCACTGCACCGGCGTCCTGCAGGTCATCAAAAAGACATAAATGTCTTCTGTAGATTTGCAGATGGTGTTTTTATGTGTAAAAGGTACAgtagatgattttttttgttgaatttGATTTTTCACATACTTCTCAGTGTCACAGTAGCACCACTAAAAAGGCACAGCTTGGACCTCCTTCAGGACCAAGTCTCCTCATCTCAGTAAAACATTGAGGAGCTGTTTGGAAGCAGCTTGTAATTTATTGGTTTGCCCGATATTGTTTGATTACTTGTGTGGAAGGTAAAGCTCTTGTTGAAACTTGTTTGTGAGTCCTGTCATCCTGGGagccttttctgtttttctttgtctcttgCCAAAGAGCTGGCCTCCTTCTTTTTGTCAGGTAGCTTATAAAGTTACTGCAGGTTTTtttcaaaaccaaacatttcagCTACAAACAAAGGCAATTGCAGCTTTTCCTGTTTTTGGGTGTGCAGTGAAGGCATCGTGTTCCCAGTAATTTCGTTCCCAGCTGTTgacagctgttttctttttctttgtagaCCAACACAGAAGGTGGTTCTTCTGAGAATTGGACTCTGTAGCAGGAGTTAGTTACCCTTTGTTAGGTAACTGTAGTTCtttccaatttaaaaaaaaaaatgtacacaaTCAGATCTCTGGAAAATGTCCTCACCATTCCTGGAAGATCCCTCAGACCTCCACATGCAGATAACAAAGAgtctatttaattttttttaagagcGTCTCAGTAACGTGTAGATTCGTGGTAAACAGAAAGCTCGCCATCTCGCAGTTCCAaggctttttgttttgcttctgtgTTTTGACTTGGTTATTTCTCATTAATGACATGGTGCAAAATGTCCTTAGTTCATCTTAGGTTGTATTTTTCTGGTAAGACAGGTAAGAGTCTCTTTCACTTCTTTGTGCAGATTCTTAGAAGCACTTTGTTGCTTTTTGCAAACAACTTtaaagcttcttttttctttacacaGAAACCTTTTAGTTGTCGACTTCAGAGGCTCAACCTCCTCGCTGGTTTCAGTCCTGCTTTTGTGTTTGTCCTTTCTGCTCaaagaataaaaagaacatGCAGCAGTGCTCCGACGCTTAAACAGCTTCGTGTGACTTCTTGAAATGACGTCAGCCACATAAGTTCGAGATATCTTTGAGTTTGTTCAACGCAGAAATAAACTGACACACAGGAGTGTTAACATGCAATACAGCAAGTATGGATATTTATTTCAGATTTATATCAAAATACCCTCGATATAATGAGACATATTTACAATACATTGTACAAAAATATGAAACTGCAGTCGGTTTCTGCTTCTAACAAATGCAGACTACTGGAGAGAAAGCTGGGCTAAATCCTGtgtccacacagacacactgcatGTACTCCTGTGAACTGATTAATACATTGTTCTTAGTGATAAAGCTACCAAACAGTTTGGTTCATGAAGGAAATCATGCAGTTCCCTTAGAGcaagttaaaaaaacagaactatACAAATTTATATACATTTAACTCCAGTTTCCTCTACCAAAAGATCAAAAAAATACTTTTGCTCTGCAATAAACGAGAATAAAACGACATCAGTCATAACTGTGAAACACTGGGTGGAGTGTTAGGCCTATATGTGGCTACATCAAATGAAATACCATCATTTAAACACGCACGCACTCAAACACTTCACAAACAGACCTTTCAAGGCGATGCGTTGGTCTCACAAcacatgaaaaaacatttttttaaaaagcaaaatacGGAAGctacagcagaaaaacaaatcGCCCATCAGCTGACGTAATACTTCTGAGAAGAAATGCTTGAAATGACTCCTGCCACGAGCGAAAACCAGTGTACTCGACTAAAAAAGGGTTACAAACTAAAATACACTTTTGCTACGGCCCATAGCAGAAACACAGCCCTAATAAAAGCCCTCTTACGCGGTTCCATTCACGCTTTGACTCAGGAATGAATCGTGAACACTTGAAACCTCAAAGCAATCTGGGAAGTCCTCAGCATTTCTTAAGTGCTCTCAAGAAATTACAACAtaacaataaaatgtaaaagaaacaaaaacaaaaaaatgcaccTTTTGCTCAACACCTTTAAAATAACTTGGCGGGACAAAATGAAAGTAAgtgcgtctgtgtgtttgttctcaGCAGGCTTTGCACTAAACAGCAGGTTTTCAAATGAAATGTTCATCAGCAGGCGTGAAATGACAAGTGGGGACGCAGCGGCGGCGGTGGCTGCGTCTTACTCTCCCTCCTCCTTGATGCGCTGCTGTTTGTTGCGGCGCGAATCCAGGTCGAAGGAGAAGTCGGACCACTCGTCGCGGGGCGGGAAGGAGATGGTCTGGCGCAGGGTGAAGCGCACGGCGTCGATGACGCGCTCGCCCCGCGCCTCGGAGGAGCCCACGCTGACGGTGGAGGCGCTGCCGGTGGTGCGCACTATGTGGGGAGGAGGGGAAAAATCCATAGCCTGTCGGTGCTCCATGATGCCCTTCCAGATGATGTGCTGGAACTCGGCAGGGATCTTCAGCCTGGACAGGTCCTAATGGTCATTACACAGGGGAGCGTTAGTATTCGCAGGGGGAGCCAATCTTCTCTCTAACCCATCAAATGACTCGTGTTGGATAGGGAAGGGCTCACCTCCATGTTATAGTTCTCAATCTGGTAGATGTTGGTTAGGCCCTGTGCTGTGAAGTAGTCCAAGCAGCCGGCGCAGCCCAACCGAATAAGGAAgctgcaggaggaagaggagggggagcgTGTTAGAGTTTGACATTTTTAGAGGTTCTCACCAGAAATACGTACGGAATTACTCGGTATGTTTGGAATAAAGCTTAAAGGTCGCTCTGTTGATGCTCAGTGTCATTCTTTAAATAGTCCAGTGAGGTCACCTTTACAATCTGCACGGTTATGTTtagtttctattgttttctattctgttgCCGTAATTATGACTCGACTGTTCCCTTATTCTAATAAATCTACCGTTAAGTATTTGTAGGTAACTATAATGACACTGTCATTTCAAATAAATTCCATTTAACGAGAGGTGAAGCGTCACTGATCGTTCTCAGGTGTCGTGTTTGTTTCTGACAGTGGACTTTCCCGGTGCCCCCCTCTCACCACGCTGGCATTAAAACCAGAAAGTGGGAACGGACGTCACACGCAGCTCGAGGTTTAAACCCGCCTCTGCGAGCTGCTTCGTTCCTCCCGCCTCCTTCcaaagaattttttttgttgtgtttgggGTTTAATTTACTCGAGCGTACAAATAGTCCGAAATTACAGCAAAACGCACAGAATTGTGTCCAATCAGTGATCGTGTTGTCTGATCAGTGCAGCCATAAATCTACAGTTTTGTAGCGATGGCGAGGGAGTGTGACTGGCTGAAAAGTGAGGGGGCTGTGCTTGGTGAAACcactgtcagaaaaaaaaaaatgaactaaaaaatgaaaaagtgtgaaaacaaagCGGTCTTAGATGCGTTTGGTCACGTGATCAGCTCGCTGTGTGTTGTTGAGCCTCCGCACGCTTTGAAGACGAGCACAGAGTCTTCAGAAAGGACTAAAGGTGATGAGTGGATGTGTGGCGCTGTGGTTTGGTGAGGTACCTGGAGATGCTGCTGTCCATGGGGTATGGAGGAGGGGGGGTACAGTGGGAGGAGGGCACCaggggcagctgtggctgcaggGCGTGTGTGGGGCTCAGTGAACTCATGTCGGCATTCATGGGGATGTGAGTGCCCATCATGGGAGTCACTGCAGAGACAAGAGGAGCTACTGTGAGCCTTTGGGGTGCGGGGGCGTGCAGAGGTCACTCTGTACTTGACTAATAATGCATCATAACAGGTGAGGAAGCTGCACTGGGGGAGGGGAAGTGAAGCGTTCAGGTCCCCTCCCGCCTGCCTCGACCCGCCATCTTTACAAAAAACCCGGAAACACGGGATTTAGGGGAGCGCGGGGCGTCTACGACCCGAGAGAGATGGGAGGAGAAAGAAGGTGGCGCACTTACTGTCAGTGAGGCCTCCAGACATGCTTGACGGAGTGAGCGTGTTACGCTGCTGGGGGTTGATGAGCTGGCTGACGGAGGGCAGCTTGTTGACCTTTCCGGGAGTGGGCGAGGTGGAGCCGAAGGAGGGCTGAGATGACATGGAGGTTCTGGGgtgggagagaggaggaggtgaCGGTTACTGACAGCATTCAGCAGAAAACAAcatggaaacatttttattctagtgatacagaaaaaaaacaatcagtgTCTTCCCTGCTACTGTCACCAGACCCTCGCCCCAGGAAGCCAAGGAGATGgaaatattacaaatattttacgCATCTCTACTGAAACTTAGTTTTTTATCGTTTCACTACTTTCTCCCAGAATTTCTCCTTCGACCACACGggatataaaagatggacgtaggATCTGTTCTAAAGCTCTCAAACCAGATGTAACAGGCGAAGGGGGCTGATCAGAGTAAAAACCAGATGGAAACTGCACACTGATTCACTAGCTGGCTATTAGCACTCTAATAATAAGTGCTGAATAATCCTCTGACTCTAATAACGATCATAATTTTCAGTGTGAGCTGAAAGTAGTGCCTGAGATCATCACGCCATCAAAAAGCTGAGGGATTTTTCCCAGCAGACTTAATCTCCTGCAGAGGAGTCGCCTCCTGCTGGACAGGTTTATGAAACTGCTACGCTGGCTTCACCGTTCTGATCCAggagctacatccatcttttacaccagggctggggaactccaggcctcgagggccggtgtcctgcaggttttagatctcactctgggtcaacacacctgaatcaaatgattagttcattaccaggcctctggaaaacttcaggacatgttgaggtgGTAATTTAggcatttaaatcagctgtgttggatcaaagacgcatctaaaacctgcaggacactggccctcgaggccttgAGTTCCCCACCTTCCCCTGCTTTACACAGTCTATAAcacaggtgtcaaactccagtcctcgaaggccagtgtcctgaaacttttgcacgtgtccctgttgcaacacacctgaataaatgtAGTAGGTCATTAGAGTCTTGCTAATGACCAgtgagactccagtgagagcaCACAGCACAGGACTACTCGAGTCTCCAACAATAAAAAGGCTTTAGCCCCAATTTCATCTCTTAACAGGCACATTTTCCAACAGAACAACAGGGAAAATCAGCAGTGGGCGTCACAATCACTGCATTCATCAAAcctgaaagtgaaactcttaATATTAACTGCAGCATTAACTTTCTATGTTTCGACAAAAATCAGCAAACGCAAACTTATAAACGGAGAAAAATTCAAGCCGAAAAACCCCATTTATTAGAATCTGACAGACAAAGTGCAGCAGCCGAGTAAAATCATCTGTTTTAAACAGAACGGTTCACATCTTCCTCCGTTTAAGGAGATCTTTTATtgaggaaaatgaaaaaacaagcacacaaactGTCCCGCAGTGACTTTAGAAAACATGACCagcatcagcaaaaaaaaaaccaactcaaAATTAAAATCTAGAGATTTGAGTCCAGCTCTCGCAACAATGCAAAGACGCAACACACTTAGTAAGAAATAAGAAATCTAAAATGATTCCTGTCCACAAAGTACAGTCTTTGTGGATAAAAATAATGCATGCAATTCACATGTTCATTTACAGTTCAGTTCAGATTAGGAGGGGGATCACGCAGGCCCGCAGCCTACCGAAACCCTCACACCGTCTGTCGCggctgaataaaaacaagacGTGATCATCCAGcatttacagcagcagcagagagagaaacagaaagttCACATCCTCGGTGTAGAGTCCCGGGACGCACAGGAGGAAGCAGGTCACAGAAATCAGAGTTGATGAAAAGGAGGCGGAGAGGAGGTCCGTTTAAGTCgagggaggaggaagaagaggaggaatgtGGATTTCAGGAGGAGCTGCACCGCCGTCTCTGCTCTAATGCAGGTTCCAGGAGCTGGCTACCGAGACGGGTTTTTATCAGGCTGCAGGAAGGAAccagaaagaagagaaagagagagagagaagagcagaAATAAGGGCTCactgacagaggaggaggaggaggaggaggaaggagcgAGGGACCCCAGAGAGGTCCAGATGTTCAGAAAACTCTACAAATGTTCAAGTTTGAGATTCAGGAAACTCCTACTGTACTGCAGGAACATGTGTGTCCAGAAGATGGCAGTATGCACACACAGATCACAGCCTTTTTACAGAATGGTGTTATTTGACATTTAAAGGGAAAGAAGGAAAGGTCTGAAACACTGCTGTTGACAGAACCTTTTATTTCCAATGCTGAATACAGTAATAAACTCCAACAGGTCAAAGGTTTTACAAAGAAAACTGGGAAAAGCATGCAAAAATGGACAAACGGGAGAAGGATAAACACCAAATCCCAAGATTCTGGGGGTTGGCATCAAAATCTGATAGTGTCGAATTTGAAAAACTCTTCAAAAATTCTGCACTCTCTGTCTGAAATTAAACGTCTGCTTTTTAAGCTCTTGTTAGTACTGAAGGGCGGACGGgcagcaaaaacagaaataaagtcaaagaaaaacagcgaGTGCAAGCACTACGTCACTGCGAGGCTGTCTGCCTTCTCTTAATGGGAAACTAGAACATAAGCAGTAATTATCATCACAGCGCTGTCAAACTATCACTTACTCCCATCTCCTCGTTTCCATAGCTTACAGTGAAAGAAGGGAGGCGGGACGAGGACGTGTGCGTTTGAGACACTTTTAATTACGCCGAAGCCGATAGATGAGGCCGAGGCACGGATTCTGTTTGCTGCTGTTGTGTAAAAACTTGGCAAAGCACCCAAAGGCGTTACCGGGAACCTTCTGGAAGCGTCTCCCTAACAAAGCGCAGCCAGGTACATTTGTCACGATTCATCAGTGTTGGCTCGTGTCCCATGAGAGAGAGCAAGAAGGAGgaaagaaaatgacaaaaaaaaacccaacaaaaaacagcttttgcttGGACGCGAGGCTGAGCTGATTCGGAGTAAATTCTGTGAAACGCTGGCTAACACCTACTCCAGAGCGTTTATTATCAGCTCTTCTAGCTGCAACGCTTCAGCGGCGGCAGTAAATACAATCAAGAAGTCTCATTTATCAGTGCAATCCACAATTCAAGCAACAAGTGAGCCATGTTCAGTCAGTTAGTCATCAGTGCCCTGCGTTCGAAAGACAAACAAACCTCCGCACAAGCAAAGAAGACGTTTACTGAGGCAGAGAGTGCAGCTGCATGCAAAGAAACAGTTGAATTCAACGGTGAAGCTTGCCCGTTCTGCACATCTGTGTTTCACTCCACCAAGAATCTGTTCTGGTACTCACTGTTTCTGCAGGaggttctgctgctgctgtctgtaTGACTCTATTGTGTGCTGCGGCAGGAACTGCATGAGTTCCAGCGACTCTTTGATTTTTACCAAAATCTCATAGATTTCGCGTCCTTTAATCTGAGGGGAACAGATAAGACGAGAGGTCAGTGAGCAGCTCAGACGCACCCCAAGCCGTGTGAGACAGCGGAGCCACACTTACAGGCAAACAAAAAACTTCCTCATCTGTGGATCTTCTCTTCTTGATGGCGGACATCTGTATGCCGTGGGAAACCTGTCGGAAGGCtgaaaaagagaagaggagagcgTGAATACAGCGGCCGCCGTGCTAAAGAGAACAAGTCGACCTAagacagagcaggagggggaagaagCGAGGGGAAAGGCGGGTTAGTGAGAGTCCTCGACGCCAGCTGCATGTCGAGGAAGACCAAAAGCACGTCAGCCCGTCACCAGCCCCGGCCCTACTTACGGCGTTTCGTACCCTCACTGCTCTTTGTGGCGTCCGTTACGTGCTGCTTCCGGATGCTGTCCTCGTCGGCCTTGCGGTCGCGGCCCGGGCAGGCGCAGATCCTGGCTTCGAAGCAACGGCGCCCTAAAACCTGACCGCTGGGAGACAAAGACATCCTCTGTCAGAAACAAAGCACGGCCAACGAGGGGGGGCGACGGAGGTGGCGGCGGCACGGCTTACTCTCTGGTTTCCAGGGTGACGATGATGAGAATCGGGCGTCTGTTCATTCCGCCCACGCAGCTCGAGTTGCACATGAAATTGTACAGAATGGTGGTGAATTCGGTCCCCACCTGAGGAGGAGAATGAGACTGCAGGTGAGTGACGGCGGCAGGCGCAAAAACAGAGGTCGTATTTGGACATATTTCAGGTTCGGGTCATTTAAATTGGTTTAATTATGCAGAATCCAAATGTTTAACCAGTATTTGAAAAATGTGCGTCTTTGAAGCTTTCATGGCGGCACTGAAAGCTTTGACGGAGAGGTTGGCGAAGTGTCGAGCAGCTGAACATGACAGCGAACTCGCTGTCTGTCGCCATCCGAGTCGTTTGTCGCTTGGATACCCTGTAGGTTGATGGACAGCTCACCTGGGGAGGCTCATAAGGAACCAGGACGCTCTGTCTCCCAGTGATGGTGTCCTCCACGTACTGGGCGTGGCTGTTTCCCTCCACGCGGATCAGGTGGCTCGGCGGCGCTATCTGACCTGGAAGCAACGCGAGTCGTATGGTCAAACGCCAACAACAAACAAAGACGGCCGAAGTGAAACACGAGGCGGTGGGATTTCGACTGACCGTCGTTGAATTCGCGGCTGAGCTCGTGGTTCGGGCAGCGTTTCACCACCTCGGTCACGTGTTCAGCTTTTTTGTAAACAGGCATGGCTCTGATCACGGCACCCTGGGGAGGAGTGGTGAGGACTTTGATCTGAATGGGACATGTCTTGGCGATCTGGCAGTATAACTTCTTCAGTTCGGTCGAATACTGCAAAACAAAacgagagaaaacacaaaa
The window above is part of the Maylandia zebra isolate NMK-2024a linkage group LG23, Mzebra_GT3a, whole genome shotgun sequence genome. Proteins encoded here:
- the tp63 gene encoding tumor protein 63 isoform X4, which gives rise to MNSPYTAVQYYPEFPFRRLRDPSARLSWREGSFLTTMSQNQAAQTTDLFSQDVFNQLFDMLDQSAIHSVQPIELNFSDSPADGSAGNTIQISMDCITMREPDEPLSSQYTNLGLLNGMDQNIQNGGSTSTSPYNNDHAQNNVTAPSPYAQPSSTFDALSPSPAIPSNTDYAGPHTFDVSFQQSSTAKSATWTYSTELKKLYCQIAKTCPIQIKVLTTPPQGAVIRAMPVYKKAEHVTEVVKRCPNHELSREFNDGQIAPPSHLIRVEGNSHAQYVEDTITGRQSVLVPYEPPQVGTEFTTILYNFMCNSSCVGGMNRRPILIIVTLETRDGQVLGRRCFEARICACPGRDRKADEDSIRKQHVTDATKSSEAFRQVSHGIQMSAIKKRRSTDEEVFCLPIKGREIYEILVKIKESLELMQFLPQHTIESYRQQQQNLLQKQTSMSSQPSFGSTSPTPGKVNKLPSVSQLINPQQRNTLTPSSMSGGLTDMTPMMGTHIPMNADMSSLSPTHALQPQLPLVPSSHCTPPPPYPMDSSISSFLIRLGCAGCLDYFTAQGLTNIYQIENYNMEDLSRLKIPAEFQHIIWKGIMEHRQAMDFSPPPHIVRTTGSASTVSVGSSEARGERVIDAVRFTLRQTISFPPRDEWSDFSFDLDSRRNKQQRIKEEGE
- the tp63 gene encoding tumor protein 63 isoform X2, with the protein product MLYLETGTTTSYNESQYTNLGLLNGMDQNIQNGGSTSTSPYNNDHAQNNVTAPSPYAQPSSTFDALSPSPAIPSNTDYAGPHTFDVSFQQSSTAKSATWTYSTELKKLYCQIAKTCPIQIKVLTTPPQGAVIRAMPVYKKAEHVTEVVKRCPNHELSREFNDGQIAPPSHLIRVEGNSHAQYVEDTITGRQSVLVPYEPPQVGTEFTTILYNFMCNSSCVGGMNRRPILIIVTLETRDGQVLGRRCFEARICACPGRDRKADEDSIRKQHVTDATKSSEAFRQVSHGIQMSAIKKRRSTDEEVFCLPIKGREIYEILVKIKESLELMQFLPQHTIESYRQQQQNLLQKQTSMSSQPSFGSTSPTPGKVNKLPSVSQLINPQQRNTLTPSSMSGGLTDMTPMMGTHIPMNADMSSLSPTHALQPQLPLVPSSHCTPPPPYPMDSSISSFLIRLGCAGCLDYFTAQGLTNIYQIENYNMEDLSRLKIPAEFQHIIWKGIMEHRQAMDFSPPPHIVRTTGSASTVSVGSSEARGERVIDAVRFTLRQTISFPPRDEWSDFSFDLDSRRNKQQRIKEEGE
- the tp63 gene encoding tumor protein 63 isoform X1; the protein is MLYLETGTTTSYNESQYTNLGLLNGMDQNIQNGGSTSTSPYNNDHAQNNVTAPSPYAQPSSTFDALSPSPAIPSNTDYAGPHTFDVSFQQSSTAKSATWTYSTELKKLYCQIAKTCPIQIKVLTTPPQGAVIRAMPVYKKAEHVTEVVKRCPNHELSREFNDGQIAPPSHLIRVEGNSHAQYVEDTITGRQSVLVPYEPPQVGTEFTTILYNFMCNSSCVGGMNRRPILIIVTLETRDGQVLGRRCFEARICACPGRDRKADEDSIRKQHVTDATKSSEGTKRPFRQVSHGIQMSAIKKRRSTDEEVFCLPIKGREIYEILVKIKESLELMQFLPQHTIESYRQQQQNLLQKQTSMSSQPSFGSTSPTPGKVNKLPSVSQLINPQQRNTLTPSSMSGGLTDMTPMMGTHIPMNADMSSLSPTHALQPQLPLVPSSHCTPPPPYPMDSSISSFLIRLGCAGCLDYFTAQGLTNIYQIENYNMEDLSRLKIPAEFQHIIWKGIMEHRQAMDFSPPPHIVRTTGSASTVSVGSSEARGERVIDAVRFTLRQTISFPPRDEWSDFSFDLDSRRNKQQRIKEEGE
- the tp63 gene encoding tumor protein 63 isoform X3, translating into MLYLETGTTTSYNESQYTNLGLLNGMDQNIQNGGSTSTSPYNNDHAQNNVTAPSPYAQPSSTFDALSPSPAIPSNTDYAGPHTFDVSFQQSSTAKSATWTYSTELKKLYCQIAKTCPIQIKVLTTPPQGAVIRAMPVYKKAEHVTEVVKRCPNHELSREFNDGQIAPPSHLIRVEGNSHAQYVEDTITGRQSVLVPYEPPQVGTEFTTILYNFMCNSSCVGGMNRRPILIIVTLETRDGQVLGRRCFEARICACPGRDRKADEDSIRKQHVTDATKSSEGTKRPFRQVSHGIQMSAIKKRRSTDEEVFCLPIKGREIYEILVKIKESLELMQFLPQHTIESYRQQQQNLLQKQTSMSSQPSFGSTSPTPGKVNKLPSVSQLINPQQRNTLTPSSMSGGLTDTSLFGWAAPAAWTTSQHRA